CTCGCGGATCAGCGGAACGGTGGCCGCGTAGCCCGCGACCAGCGCGATGCTGTCGGGGTTCAGCCCGAACGTCTCCATCTCCTTGCGGGCCGCGGAGGCCCGGTCCGTGGACAACTCCCAGTTCGTGTACTTCCCCGAGGAATAGCTCAGGGCGTCGGTGTGCCCCTCGATGGCGATCCTGTTCGGCACGTCCTTGATGCTCCCGGCGACCGCCTCCATCATCTTCCGGCCGACTTCCGTCGGGACGGAGCCTCCCAGCGGAAAGATCGGCTGGCCGGCCTTGTCCACGATCTGGATCCGCACGCCCCCCTCGAACACCTCGACCAGGACCTGGTCCTCGAGCCCCTGCAGTTTTTTGCGCGTATCCGACATCAGGATCTCCTTGAGCTGCTCCGGAGTCATCCTCTTCCCGCCCTCCCCGAAATGTTCCCTCGGGACCGTGATCTCCCCGCCGCTTTCGCTCAGGATCGCCTCCTTCTTCTCCATGAAGGAGGTCCCGCTCTTGTCGAAGATGCTGAAGTTCCGGAAGTAGGAGGAGAGCCGCGCCCGCTTCTCCGGCGCCGCCATCGTGAGAAGCCACATCAGCAGGAAGAACGCCATCATGCCGGTCACGAAGTCCGCGTAGGCGACCTTCCAGCTTCCGCCGTGGTGCCCCCCCGCGACCTTCTTCTTCACCGTCTTGATGATGATGTTCTTCTGGGAGCTCACTTGGGACCCCCGCGGACCGCCGCCTCGAGCTCGGCGAATGTGGGCTTGGCGTCGCCGGGGATCGCGCGGCGGCCGAACTCGACGGCGATCTGCGGGGCGGAACCGCCGACGAACGCGACGAGGGTCAGCTTGATGACCTGGAAGAGGACCTCCTCCTCCTTCGCCTTGTGCTCCAGGTTCGCGGCCATCGGGCCGACGAACCCGTAGCAGAGTAGAATGCCGATGAAGGTCCCGACGAGGGCCGCGCCGATGCTGTGCCCGAGCACGGCGGGCGGCTGGTCGATCTTCCCCATCGTGAGGACGATGCCTAAGACCGCCGCGACGATCCCCAGCCCGGGGAGCCCGTCGGCGATCCGGTTGAGCGCGTGGGACGGGACCATCGCCTCGTGCTCCCCCGTCTCGATCTCGATGTCGAGCAGGCCGTCGAGCTCGTGCGGCGGGATGCTCGTCGAGATGATCACCTTGAGGTTGTCGCAGATGAAGTTCATGACGTGGTGGTCCTTCGCGACGCCCGGGAACTTCTGGAACAGGGCGCTCTGCTCGGGGTGCTCGATGTCCGCCTCGATGGAGATGAGCCCCTCCTTCCGGATCTTGGCGAACACCTGGTACAGGAGCGTCAGGAGCTGGAGGAATTCCTGCTTGCCGTGGTTCTTGGAGCTGAAGACCTTCCCCACGTTGCGGAGGGTCGCGGTCATGACCTTCTTCGGCGAGGAGATGAGGAACGCGCCGATGGCCGCCCCGCCGATGATCACGAACTCCGCCGGCACCAACAGGACGTGGAGGTTTCCCCCCTCCAGCAGGTAGCCGCCGATCACCGCGGTCAGCACCACGCCGATGCCCAGGATGTTCGTCACGGGCGGCCCCCTTCCGCTTCCTCAAGCCGGAGGACTACGTCGACCCTCCGGTTCCGGGCGCGCCCCTCCGGCGTCGCGTTCGAGGCGACGGGCCGGAACTCGGCGTACCCCGCCGCGGACAGGCGGTCCGGAGGCACTTCGTGGTCCTCGAGGAGCCGGGCCAGGACGGCCGTCGCCCGCGCGGCGGAGAGCTCCCAGTTGGAGGCGAACCGGGCGTTCGAGATCGGGAGGCTGTCCGTGTGTCCCTCCACGGCAGCGGCGCACCCGGACTTCCTCAGGACGGCCGCCACGGCGCCCAGGGCGTTCCCGGACGACGGCTTGACGGCGGCGCGGCCGGCGTCGAACAGGACGTGCTCCCCCATCGAGAGGACGAGCCCGCGGGCGTCCGGCCGGACCGACACCAGCCCCGACGCCCCCGACATCTCGAGCATCCGGACCGCGTCGCGCCGCGCCTCCTCCGCGCCCGGGACCACCGGGGCGATCCCCTCGATGACCGGCTTCGCCGCCTGCGGCGTGCGCGGCCCGAACGCCGCCCGCGTCGAACCGACGAACCGCCCGAGCTTGTCGGAATCGACGCGGCTGATCGCGTACATCACCGTGAAGAACGCGAACAGCAGCGTGATGAAATCCGCGTAGGACACGACCCAGCGGTCCGCGTTCTCCTGCTCCTCGCTGCGCCCGCGACGTCTCAAGCGGCACCCTCCACGAACGATTTCAGCTTCTCCTCGAGATAGTGGGGATTCACCCCCGACTGGATCCCGAGCACGCCTTCGAGGATCATCTCCCTCACGCACAGCTCGTCGTCGAGCCGGTTGTGGAGCTTCTTCGCCAGCGGAAGCAGCACGAGGTTTGCGGATCCGACCCCGTAGATCGTCGCGACGAAGGCGACCGCGATCCCCGAGCCCAGCTTCGACGGGTCGGTCAGGTTCTCCATCACGTGGATGAGCCCCAGCACCGCGCCGAGGATCCCCACCGTCGGAGCGAAGCCGCCGGCCGTCTCGAACACCTTCGCCGTCCGGCGCCTTTCCTCCTCGTAGGTTGAGATGTCGCGCTCCAGCGTCTCCCGCAGCATCTTCGGGTTCATGCCGTCGATCGAGAGACGGATCGCCCTCCGCAGGAAGTCGTCCCGGATCGTCGCGAGCTCGGGCTCGAGCGCGATGAGGCCGTTCCTGCGGCCGACGCCCGCGAATTCGACGATCCGCCGGATGACCGGGACCGGATCGGGCCGCTCTCCGAGGAACACTTCCCGGAGCGACGCGCCCGCGCGCCGCACGTCGGAGAACGGGAAGCTCAGGAGCGTGGCCCCCGCCGTCCCGCCGAAGACGATCGCGGCGGCCGTGCCCTGGAGGATGGATCCCACCGCCCCGCCCTCGATGACGTTGCCGGCGACCACCGCGGTGATCCCGAGCAGGATGCCGATGACGCTGGACCGGTCCACTCCGCTTCCGCCCCCGCTACTCGCGCGCCTTCCGGATGATCTCCCGCTGGCGCATCAGGGAGTACTGGACGATCTCGTTCCGGAGCTCCTCGCTCATGTCGTTGAATTGCAGGGCGATCTCCGTCTCCCCGCCCCCCATGTCGTCGGCCCGGATGACGCTGCCGTAGACGATCATGCCGAGCGGCGGCTTCGCGGGGAGGAGCATCCGGACCTCCAGCGTGTCGCCCGCCCGGAAGCGCTCCCGCGTCCGGAACGCCATCCCGGTGGCGCTCATGTTCACCTGCGTCTTCTCCGCGTTCAGCAGCCCCTCCGTCTCCATGTCGAGGCGCTCCAGGATCATCCCGAGCATCGTGTGGATGTTGACGAGCATCTGCCAGACGCGGGGATTCATGTCCGGCACGGGCCCCGGATCCGCCTGCGCGATGCCGATCTCGCTGAACGGGAACGAGCGCGACACGCAGAGCCGCTCGTGCGCCTCCACCTTCCGGGCGACGAGCGGCACCACGTCCTCGACCCGGAAATAGGCCCGGCTGTTCGACCAGGTCTTCCGCAGCCGGACGCTCCCCCGTTCGCGCGCCACGACCTCGGCGAAGCACTGGCCTCCGTCCGCGGAGATCACGACCTGCTGGCCGGCGGCGACGTCCCGCATCCCGTCCGCGGCCAGGACGATGGAATCCCCCTCCGCCGACAGCACGGTGGCCTGCTGGAGGACGACCTCCGGCATCGTCTTGTAGAAGACCTTCTTACCCTCGTCGAGCTGCATTGCGAATCCCCTCCTCCCGGATCGTCTCCACGAAGATCCGCACGATCCCCGGATCGAACTGCGTTCCCGCGCAGCGCTGGAGCTCCTCGACCGCCGCCTCCGGGGAAAGCGCCCGCCGGTAGGGCCGGTCCGAGGTCATTGCGTCGAAGGTGTCGACGACGGCCAGGATCCTCGCGATGGTCGGGATCTCCTCCCCCGCGATGCCGTCGGGATACCCCTTTCCGTCGTACCGCTCGTGATGGTGCCGGATGACCTTCCGCTCCTTGTCGAAGAAGCGGATCGGACGGACGATCTCGTCGCCGATGACCGCGTGCTGCCGGATCTCCCCGATCTCCGATTCCGTGAGCCCCCCCGGCTTGAGGAGGACCGTGTCGCGGACGCCGATCTTCCCGATGTCGTGCAGGTAGCCGCCGAACCGCAGCGTGTCGATCTCGTCGGACGGCAGCCCCAGCCGCTCCGCCACGCGCAGCGAATACATCGTCACCCGCTCGGAGTGCTCCTTCGTGTACGAATCGCGCGCGCCGATCGTCGTGATGAGCGACTTCAGCGTCGCCACGATGTTGTTGAAGAAGACGTCGTACAGGGCGTTGTTCTCGATCCTGGAGGCGATCTTGCGGGACAAAGTGATCGCCAGGTAGACCTCCTCCTCGGTGAAGGCGGTGCCGTCGGCCTTGC
This DNA window, taken from Thermodesulfobacteriota bacterium, encodes the following:
- a CDS encoding flagellar motor protein MotB produces the protein MSSQKNIIIKTVKKKVAGGHHGGSWKVAYADFVTGMMAFFLLMWLLTMAAPEKRARLSSYFRNFSIFDKSGTSFMEKKEAILSESGGEITVPREHFGEGGKRMTPEQLKEILMSDTRKKLQGLEDQVLVEVFEGGVRIQIVDKAGQPIFPLGGSVPTEVGRKMMEAVAGSIKDVPNRIAIEGHTDALSYSSGKYTNWELSTDRASAARKEMETFGLNPDSIALVAGYAATVPLIRE
- the motA gene encoding flagellar motor stator protein MotA, with protein sequence MTNILGIGVVLTAVIGGYLLEGGNLHVLLVPAEFVIIGGAAIGAFLISSPKKVMTATLRNVGKVFSSKNHGKQEFLQLLTLLYQVFAKIRKEGLISIEADIEHPEQSALFQKFPGVAKDHHVMNFICDNLKVIISTSIPPHELDGLLDIEIETGEHEAMVPSHALNRIADGLPGLGIVAAVLGIVLTMGKIDQPPAVLGHSIGAALVGTFIGILLCYGFVGPMAANLEHKAKEEEVLFQVIKLTLVAFVGGSAPQIAVEFGRRAIPGDAKPTFAELEAAVRGGPK
- a CDS encoding OmpA family protein, coding for MRRRGRSEEQENADRWVVSYADFITLLFAFFTVMYAISRVDSDKLGRFVGSTRAAFGPRTPQAAKPVIEGIAPVVPGAEEARRDAVRMLEMSGASGLVSVRPDARGLVLSMGEHVLFDAGRAAVKPSSGNALGAVAAVLRKSGCAAAVEGHTDSLPISNARFASNWELSAARATAVLARLLEDHEVPPDRLSAAGYAEFRPVASNATPEGRARNRRVDVVLRLEEAEGGRP
- a CDS encoding flagellar motor protein, which encodes MDRSSVIGILLGITAVVAGNVIEGGAVGSILQGTAAAIVFGGTAGATLLSFPFSDVRRAGASLREVFLGERPDPVPVIRRIVEFAGVGRRNGLIALEPELATIRDDFLRRAIRLSIDGMNPKMLRETLERDISTYEEERRRTAKVFETAGGFAPTVGILGAVLGLIHVMENLTDPSKLGSGIAVAFVATIYGVGSANLVLLPLAKKLHNRLDDELCVREMILEGVLGIQSGVNPHYLEEKLKSFVEGAA
- a CDS encoding PilZ domain-containing protein produces the protein MQLDEGKKVFYKTMPEVVLQQATVLSAEGDSIVLAADGMRDVAAGQQVVISADGGQCFAEVVARERGSVRLRKTWSNSRAYFRVEDVVPLVARKVEAHERLCVSRSFPFSEIGIAQADPGPVPDMNPRVWQMLVNIHTMLGMILERLDMETEGLLNAEKTQVNMSATGMAFRTRERFRAGDTLEVRMLLPAKPPLGMIVYGSVIRADDMGGGETEIALQFNDMSEELRNEIVQYSLMRQREIIRKARE